TGATGCCGTATTTGTTGAGGGCGGCGGCAATCTCTGCCTTTAATTCGGGATTCGGGTCTTTGGCCTGCGGACGGGCAAGGATGCAGACGTGGCGGATGTCTGCCAGCTCCGTACCGCCGGTACCCAGCGACGGGCCGCTTTGGCAGCCGGCCAGCAGGATGCCGCTGCCGAGCATCAGCATGAGGGGAAGTTTCATCGGTATCTCCTTGTGGTTTGTTGCGATAAAAAATCACGGTGAGGCCGTCTGAAAAGCCCGCAAAATTTGGCGGACGGAAACGGCGGCGGTTTTGGCTGCGCCGAAACTGTGTTTCAGAAACGTCATCCCCGTGCAGGCGGGGACGGCCTGTGTCTGCTTTATTGGGCGGTGTCGGCTTTCAGTTGCAGCAGCGGGCGGCCGGGGGCGTCCTGCGGGGTTTTGTCCAAAGCCTGCGCGTAGGCGGCGGCTGCTTCTTTGGCTTTGCCCTGCGCGCCGTACACGTCGCCGCGCGTTTCGTCGATGGCGGCGGCAAAGGCGGGGTCGGTCGGGGTGTTCAGCGTGGCGAGGGCGGCGTCGTATTTTTTCTGCTGCATCTGCACGGTGGCGAGCCGCTGGACGGCGAGGGCTTGGACGAACGGCTCTTTTTGGTTTTGCAGCACCCATGAAAGCTGTTTTTCGGCTTCGTCGTAGCGGCCTTTGTCGAAGGCGTCGGCGGCCACCATCATGGTGGCTTGGGCGGCGGCGATGCTGGACGGGTAGTTTTGTTGCAATCCGGAGAGGTCGGCCTGCACGGCTTTGTCGTCTTTGCTGTTTTGCGCTTTGCCGACCAGCGCGGCCAGGGCGGCGGCGGCTTCGCCGTTTTTGGTTTTTTGGTGCTGCTGGTACATGACCCAGGCGAAGTAGGCCGCCGCGCCGGCAATCAGCAGGGCAAACAGCCAGCGTCCCCAGTTGCGCCAGAAATATTTGAAGTTTTCAAGTTCCTGTTGTTCGTCGATATGCGCGGCCATTTATGCGTTCTTCCATTGGTTGATGAGTTCGGGGAGCGCGGCGGCGGCAACGGTTTGCTGCCCGTTCCAGCCCTGCATGTCTTTGAGGGTGGCCGCGCCCTGCTCCGCTTCGCTTGCGCCGACAATCACTGCAAAGCGCGCGCCGCTGGCGTCGGCTTTTTTCATTTGGTTTTTCAGGCTCTGGGCACCGCTGTGCTGCAAGACGTTGAAACCCGCCGCGCGCAGCAGGGTGGCGCAGCGCATGGCCGCCGCCTGCCCTTCTTCCTGCTGCATGAGGTAGATGTCGGGCGCGGCTTCGGTTTTCAGACGGCCGTATTCGCGCACCAGCAGCAGCAGGCGTTCGATGCCCATGGCAAATCCGATGGCGGGGGCGTCTTTGCCGCCGAGTTCGCCGATCAGACCGTTGTAGCGGCCGCCGCCGCAGACGGTGGCCTGCGCGCCGAGTTTGTCGGTCGTCCACTCGAAAACGGTGAGGTTGTAGTAGTCGAGGCCGCGCACGAGGCGGGGGTTTTCGGTGTAGGCAATGCCCTGCGCGTCCAGCAGGCGTTTGAAGCCGGTGTA
The window above is part of the Neisseria bacilliformis genome. Proteins encoded here:
- a CDS encoding YfgM family protein, encoding MAAHIDEQQELENFKYFWRNWGRWLFALLIAGAAAYFAWVMYQQHQKTKNGEAAAALAALVGKAQNSKDDKAVQADLSGLQQNYPSSIAAAQATMMVAADAFDKGRYDEAEKQLSWVLQNQKEPFVQALAVQRLATVQMQQKKYDAALATLNTPTDPAFAAAIDETRGDVYGAQGKAKEAAAAYAQALDKTPQDAPGRPLLQLKADTAQ